Proteins from one Candidatus Zixiibacteriota bacterium genomic window:
- the pnp gene encoding polyribonucleotide nucleotidyltransferase has product MYHVELELDGKTLSIETGKMAKQANGAVLVRLGDTIIMSAACASEEPLEDRDFFPLTIDYREKTYAAGKIPGGFFKREGRPSEKEILSMRIIDRPIRPLFPDGFRNEVQVHNIVLSSDLENDADVLGVTGTSAALVVSDIPFTTTIAGVRVGRVDKQLIVFPTFAQIEESDFNITIAGSANSITMVEGGAREISEADMLEALEFGHQYIKKIVAKIDELKAMCGKPKFEFTPIMINEALKSRVTGMIETRLNEYNRIADKDERRSKKHQLSEEVKENLAEEFPEKQGDIATIIHDVDAAIMRRMIVAEGLRIDGRGTDEVRPITVEVGVLPRTHGSALFTRGQTQALVTMTLGTKIDEQRIDDLEGESTKSYMLHYNFPPFSVGEVRPIRGVSRREVGHGALAERSLQPIIPNETRFPYTIRIVSDIMESNGSSSMASVCGGSLALMDGGVPIKAAVAGVAMGLIKETDKVIILTDILGDEDHFGDMDFKVAGTSEGITAFQMDIKITGIDLQTMAMAMDKARQGRLHILGKMNEVISQHRENLSSYAPRIITIKIKPERIGEVIGPGGKIIRSIVEATGAKIDISDDGTVLIASVDAAAGMKAKEMVEAIVEEPEIDKIYNGSVRRITNFGAFVEILPGTDGLLHISEIDHSHVAKVEDFFKVGDRVEVKVIAIDPEGKVKLSRKAILKKNH; this is encoded by the coding sequence ATGTATCATGTTGAATTGGAACTGGATGGAAAAACGCTGAGCATTGAGACCGGTAAGATGGCCAAACAGGCCAACGGGGCGGTGTTGGTACGTCTCGGCGACACAATAATCATGTCGGCCGCGTGTGCCAGCGAAGAACCCCTTGAAGATCGGGATTTCTTCCCGCTGACGATTGACTATCGCGAGAAAACCTATGCCGCCGGAAAAATACCCGGCGGATTTTTCAAGCGCGAGGGACGGCCCTCCGAAAAAGAAATACTCTCCATGAGAATTATCGACCGGCCTATCAGGCCGCTTTTCCCCGATGGATTTCGCAACGAGGTTCAGGTTCATAATATCGTCCTATCCTCAGATCTTGAAAACGATGCCGATGTTTTGGGCGTTACGGGTACTTCGGCGGCCCTGGTCGTTTCCGACATTCCCTTTACCACCACCATTGCCGGGGTCAGGGTCGGTCGAGTCGATAAGCAATTGATCGTCTTCCCGACTTTCGCCCAGATCGAGGAATCGGATTTCAATATCACCATCGCCGGATCGGCGAATTCGATTACCATGGTGGAAGGGGGTGCCAGGGAAATCTCCGAAGCCGATATGCTCGAGGCTCTTGAATTCGGCCATCAATATATTAAAAAAATCGTGGCCAAAATCGACGAATTGAAAGCCATGTGCGGTAAGCCGAAATTCGAATTCACTCCCATCATGATTAACGAGGCTCTCAAAAGCCGCGTGACGGGGATGATTGAAACCCGCCTGAATGAGTACAATCGTATCGCCGACAAAGACGAACGGCGCAGCAAAAAACATCAACTCTCCGAAGAAGTCAAAGAGAATCTGGCCGAGGAATTTCCCGAAAAGCAAGGCGATATCGCCACCATCATCCATGATGTCGATGCCGCTATCATGCGTCGGATGATTGTGGCGGAAGGTCTCCGAATCGACGGCCGGGGAACCGATGAGGTTCGTCCGATCACGGTCGAAGTGGGCGTTCTGCCGCGGACTCACGGTTCGGCCCTGTTCACCCGGGGACAAACCCAGGCTTTGGTGACCATGACCCTGGGAACCAAAATCGATGAGCAGAGAATCGATGATCTGGAAGGTGAATCGACCAAGAGCTATATGCTGCACTATAACTTTCCGCCTTTTTCAGTCGGCGAGGTGCGTCCGATTCGCGGTGTCAGCCGTCGTGAGGTCGGTCATGGGGCTCTGGCGGAACGATCCCTGCAACCGATTATTCCCAACGAAACGCGTTTCCCGTACACCATCCGGATCGTTTCCGACATTATGGAATCCAACGGTTCATCCTCGATGGCGTCCGTCTGCGGCGGTTCGCTGGCGTTGATGGACGGCGGTGTCCCGATCAAGGCGGCCGTGGCCGGAGTGGCCATGGGATTGATCAAGGAAACCGACAAGGTTATCATCCTGACCGATATTCTCGGGGATGAGGACCATTTCGGCGACATGGATTTCAAGGTGGCCGGGACGTCCGAAGGCATTACCGCTTTCCAGATGGATATCAAGATTACCGGGATCGATCTTCAGACCATGGCCATGGCTATGGATAAGGCCCGCCAGGGACGGTTACATATCCTGGGCAAAATGAATGAGGTTATATCCCAGCACCGGGAGAACCTTTCCAGTTATGCCCCAAGGATTATCACCATTAAGATCAAGCCGGAAAGAATCGGTGAGGTTATCGGCCCGGGCGGTAAGATTATTCGCTCCATCGTCGAAGCAACCGGTGCCAAGATCGATATCAGCGACGATGGGACTGTCCTGATCGCTTCGGTTGATGCCGCGGCCGGCATGAAGGCCAAAGAAATGGTGGAGGCGATTGTCGAGGAACCGGAGATTGATAAGATATATAACGGAAGCGTGCGCCGGATTACCAATTTCGGCGCCTTTGTGGAAATTCTCCCCGGGACAGACGGTCTCTTACATATATCCGAAATCGATCACAGTCATGTGGCCAAGGTTGAGGATTTCTTCAAGGTCGGTGACCGGGTCGAGGTCAAGGTGATTGCCATAGATCCCGAGGGAAAGGTCAAACTTTCCCGCAAGGCTATCTTGAAAAAGAATCACTGA
- a CDS encoding insulinase family protein, whose translation MTAIRENALYNKTILTNGLRIVSEKIPYTRSVAIGIWIDIGSRDESAELNGISHFIEHMLFKGTRNRTAQNIAFSLESLGGSLNAFTSREQTCYHAVVLDEHLDQAVDVLADILMYSTLTPANIEREKQVVIEEIREIDETPADHIHELFSNSFWYGQSLGRPIMGTEAIVRSFSRPIVKAYMNRHYRGGRVVVSAAGNVSHRKLVNLIKDKLDFPAGCENRGEPAVYPGGFTADFFRNDSNQTHICVGFPGISYADSRRITLLALNNYLGGGMSSILFQKIREDKGIAYTVYTFADFYRDCGILGAYLATDRSRLNEALETMLREFHKMKTRRLSRTTIEKIKDQLKGSLLLGQESTQGRMNRLGRQETLTESYFSLRDAIKAINSITADDLIEISRIIFDSNNATVTALGSASRKDLNQVNWSILA comes from the coding sequence ATGACCGCTATCAGGGAGAACGCCCTATATAATAAGACAATCCTGACCAATGGGCTCAGGATTGTCTCGGAAAAGATTCCTTATACCCGCTCGGTGGCAATCGGAATCTGGATCGATATCGGTTCCCGCGATGAGAGCGCCGAATTAAACGGCATTTCTCATTTCATCGAACATATGCTGTTCAAGGGAACCCGGAATCGAACGGCCCAGAATATTGCCTTTTCGCTGGAATCGCTGGGTGGTTCTCTAAACGCTTTCACTTCACGCGAGCAAACCTGCTATCATGCCGTGGTGCTCGATGAACACCTGGATCAGGCGGTCGATGTTCTGGCCGATATCCTGATGTATTCCACTCTCACCCCGGCCAATATTGAACGCGAAAAGCAGGTGGTGATCGAAGAAATCAGGGAAATCGACGAAACCCCGGCCGATCATATTCACGAGTTGTTTTCCAATTCCTTCTGGTATGGTCAATCGCTGGGAAGACCAATTATGGGAACCGAGGCAATTGTCCGCTCTTTCAGCCGTCCGATTGTTAAAGCTTATATGAATAGACATTATCGCGGCGGCCGGGTGGTGGTGTCCGCGGCTGGAAATGTATCGCATCGGAAACTGGTCAATCTGATCAAAGACAAACTCGATTTCCCGGCCGGATGCGAAAACAGGGGAGAGCCGGCTGTTTATCCGGGCGGTTTTACCGCTGATTTTTTCCGCAATGATTCCAATCAAACGCATATTTGTGTCGGTTTTCCCGGTATCTCCTATGCCGATTCAAGGCGCATTACCCTCCTCGCCCTGAATAATTACCTTGGCGGCGGGATGTCATCGATCCTGTTTCAAAAAATCCGAGAGGATAAAGGTATTGCCTACACGGTCTATACCTTTGCCGATTTTTATCGTGATTGCGGTATCCTGGGCGCCTATCTGGCTACTGATCGCTCGCGGTTGAATGAGGCCCTGGAAACCATGTTGCGGGAATTCCACAAAATGAAAACCAGAAGATTATCCCGAACGACTATCGAGAAAATCAAAGATCAACTTAAGGGCAGTTTGCTTCTCGGACAGGAATCGACCCAGGGACGGATGAATCGGCTCGGCCGCCAGGAAACCCTGACCGAGAGCTATTTTTCGCTTCGCGATGCCATCAAAGCTATTAACAGCATCACGGCCGATGATCTGATCGAAATTTCGAGAATCATATTTGATTCCAATAATGCCACCGTTACTGCTCTTGGTTCGGCCAGCCGGAAAGATCTCAACCAGGTAAATTGGTCGATCCTTGCCTGA
- a CDS encoding polysaccharide deacetylase family protein, with the protein MNNYQPHRLRKLLINIQRCGYRFVSLDEFIKSGGEAGDVAITFDDGFEMIYMQVYPILAELGIPAAIFIPAGFIGKPASWDYSAVFRTLRHLNREQLAEMSRNNIIIGSHGMTHTDLTGISDRLIRLELKQSKEELERIIGTKVRYISYPFGRFDERIESLALETGYERGFSMSFFKKSRYGFSLPRHAVYAIDTTYSVLNKFGGGFLGGIEKVKGAVMNSYSSGTILLNRFRFSDLTREH; encoded by the coding sequence ATGAATAATTATCAACCGCACCGACTAAGAAAACTCCTGATCAATATCCAAAGATGCGGATATCGATTTGTTTCTCTTGATGAATTTATCAAATCCGGGGGAGAGGCCGGGGATGTCGCCATTACTTTCGATGACGGTTTCGAAATGATATATATGCAGGTTTACCCGATCCTGGCGGAACTTGGAATCCCGGCGGCCATCTTTATCCCGGCCGGTTTTATCGGTAAACCGGCTTCATGGGATTATTCTGCCGTTTTCCGCACCCTGAGACACCTTAACAGAGAGCAATTGGCGGAAATGTCGCGTAATAATATTATAATCGGTTCTCATGGAATGACCCATACCGATTTGACCGGGATTTCAGACAGGCTAATTCGACTGGAATTGAAACAATCGAAAGAAGAACTGGAACGAATTATCGGAACAAAGGTCCGCTACATCAGTTATCCCTTTGGGCGCTTTGATGAAAGGATTGAAAGCCTGGCCCTGGAAACAGGCTATGAACGGGGATTTTCAATGTCGTTTTTCAAAAAAAGCCGTTACGGTTTCAGCCTTCCCAGACATGCCGTCTATGCCATCGATACCACCTACTCGGTATTAAATAAATTCGGGGGCGGTTTCTTAGGCGGTATCGAAAAAGTAAAGGGAGCGGTAATGAATTCATATTCGAGCGGTACCATTTTACTAAACCGTTTCCGTTTCTCCGATCTCACCCGGGAACATTAA
- a CDS encoding leucine--tRNA ligase → MKSETTRPIIYDFKKIENKWQEIWNEKRVYKSSDLPHKDKYYMLVMFAYPSGDIHMGHFRNYILGDAIARYQMMKGRDVLHPFGWDAFGLPAERAAILRGLHPAEWTNKNIAVSRATLQKTGISFDWSREVASCDPDYYKWTQWMFIQLFKKGLAYRKNGWVNWCPEDKTVLANEQVVDGKCERCKTPVEKKELNQWYFKITDYADRLIDGLEALPGWPENVKTMQREWIGRSYGAEIDFTIEETGEKLPIFTTRPDTIFGVTFMAIAPESPLVDELNLAGEDKEKVEEYRRKVMMRSEIERVAVTDDKDGVFTGKYAINPYNGERVQLWVADYVLSGYGTGAVMAVPAHDSRDFLFARKYNIPIKIVIHPDKNTILNLDEMTDAYTEYGVMVNSDKFNGLAGKRAIEEITRFAEQNGFGRGKVNYKLRDWLISRQRYWGAPIPIIHCDHCGPVAVPEKNLPVLLPEVESYLPKGRSPLADVSAYMNVKCPSCGGKAQRDPDTMDTFVCSSWYYLRYTDPNNDREPFGKQKAAAWMPIDKYIGGITHATGHLIYFRFFQKFLKDLGWVNDEEPARELFNLGMVCDARGEVMSKSKGNVVSPIDLMDSRGIDITRLRMFFTAPAEKEVIWTEEGLVGMEKFVKNRFFPLAGYYRGSKPDLKSYFKSDNMTTYESEIYTKLNQTIKRVSEDIDRLQFNTAIAALMELESAYKSEQINNDNLNDYIILKTIQLIAPLAPHLAEEMWQICGGEGFVVKSRWPEFDPNSVEFDNVTIAIQINGKLRTDMVVKRDTDQKKVVAKALELPRVKNYTDNGRIVKEIYIQNRLLNLIVK, encoded by the coding sequence ATGAAAAGTGAAACGACAAGACCTATAATCTATGATTTTAAGAAGATAGAGAATAAATGGCAGGAAATCTGGAATGAAAAACGGGTTTACAAATCTTCCGATCTGCCGCATAAAGATAAATATTACATGCTGGTTATGTTCGCCTATCCCTCCGGCGACATTCATATGGGGCATTTCCGCAATTATATCCTGGGGGATGCTATTGCCCGATACCAGATGATGAAAGGCCGTGATGTTTTGCATCCATTCGGATGGGATGCTTTCGGATTGCCGGCTGAAAGGGCCGCCATTCTGCGCGGATTGCATCCTGCCGAATGGACCAACAAGAATATTGCGGTCTCGAGGGCGACTTTGCAAAAAACCGGGATATCATTTGATTGGTCACGGGAAGTGGCTTCATGTGATCCGGATTATTATAAATGGACTCAGTGGATGTTTATCCAGTTGTTCAAAAAGGGATTGGCCTACCGCAAGAATGGCTGGGTCAACTGGTGCCCGGAAGATAAAACGGTGCTGGCCAATGAGCAGGTGGTCGATGGCAAGTGCGAAAGGTGCAAAACGCCGGTCGAGAAAAAAGAACTCAACCAGTGGTATTTCAAAATTACTGATTACGCCGACCGGCTGATCGATGGCCTGGAGGCTCTTCCCGGCTGGCCGGAAAACGTTAAAACAATGCAGCGGGAATGGATCGGCCGTTCCTATGGGGCCGAAATAGATTTCACGATTGAGGAAACGGGCGAGAAACTGCCGATTTTCACCACCCGCCCGGACACTATTTTCGGGGTTACTTTTATGGCAATCGCCCCGGAATCACCTTTGGTGGATGAGCTTAATCTTGCCGGTGAAGATAAAGAAAAAGTCGAGGAATATCGGCGTAAGGTGATGATGCGCTCGGAGATAGAAAGGGTGGCCGTTACTGATGATAAAGACGGGGTCTTTACCGGTAAATACGCCATTAATCCTTACAATGGTGAGCGGGTTCAGCTCTGGGTGGCCGATTATGTTCTGTCCGGATATGGCACCGGGGCGGTTATGGCCGTTCCGGCTCATGACAGCCGGGATTTCCTTTTCGCCCGAAAATATAATATCCCGATAAAAATAGTCATTCACCCGGACAAAAATACCATTCTCAACCTTGATGAAATGACTGATGCTTATACCGAATACGGAGTAATGGTCAATTCCGATAAATTCAATGGTCTGGCGGGAAAAAGGGCTATCGAAGAAATCACCCGTTTTGCCGAGCAAAATGGTTTTGGCCGCGGTAAAGTTAATTACAAATTGCGCGACTGGCTGATTTCGCGCCAGCGCTACTGGGGCGCACCTATCCCGATTATTCATTGTGACCATTGCGGTCCGGTAGCGGTCCCGGAAAAAAACCTGCCGGTTCTGCTTCCCGAGGTGGAAAGTTACCTGCCCAAAGGGCGCTCGCCGCTGGCAGATGTGTCGGCCTATATGAATGTCAAATGCCCGTCATGCGGAGGAAAGGCTCAGCGCGACCCCGATACCATGGATACTTTCGTCTGTTCCTCATGGTATTATTTGCGCTACACCGATCCCAACAATGACCGGGAGCCATTTGGCAAGCAGAAAGCCGCGGCCTGGATGCCTATCGATAAATATATCGGAGGTATTACCCACGCCACCGGCCATTTGATTTATTTCCGATTCTTCCAGAAATTCCTTAAGGATCTGGGCTGGGTGAACGATGAAGAACCGGCCCGGGAGCTGTTTAATCTGGGCATGGTTTGTGATGCTCGAGGCGAAGTCATGTCGAAATCAAAAGGCAATGTGGTTTCACCGATTGACTTGATGGACAGTCGCGGGATTGATATAACCCGCTTGAGGATGTTTTTCACGGCCCCGGCTGAAAAGGAAGTTATCTGGACCGAAGAAGGCCTGGTGGGAATGGAAAAATTCGTTAAAAACCGTTTCTTCCCGCTGGCCGGATATTATCGCGGCTCGAAACCGGACTTAAAGTCATACTTTAAATCCGATAATATGACGACCTATGAAAGCGAGATATATACCAAACTGAACCAGACCATAAAAAGAGTCAGCGAGGATATTGATCGTCTTCAGTTCAACACGGCGATTGCGGCTCTTATGGAATTGGAATCGGCCTATAAATCGGAACAAATAAATAATGACAATCTTAATGATTATATCATTCTGAAAACCATTCAACTAATAGCGCCGCTGGCACCGCATCTGGCCGAGGAAATGTGGCAGATTTGTGGTGGTGAGGGTTTTGTGGTTAAATCGAGATGGCCCGAATTCGATCCCAATTCGGTTGAATTTGATAATGTGACCATTGCTATTCAGATTAATGGTAAACTTCGGACCGATATGGTTGTCAAAAGAGACACTGATCAGAAAAAAGTGGTGGCCAAGGCTCTGGAGTTGCCGCGTGTAAAGAACTACACGGATAATGGCAGAATTGTTAAAGAGATTTATATTCAAAATCGCCTGTTAAACCTGATTGTAAAATAA